The following are encoded together in the Flavobacterium haoranii genome:
- the truA gene encoding tRNA pseudouridine(38-40) synthase TruA, with protein MRYFIKFAYNGKNYFGYQIQPNAASVQETLEKALSLLLRQPIAIVGAGRTDSGVHAKEMYAHFDIESAIDTPTLIKKLNSFLPKDIVVYDFIKVDDEAHARFDATKRTYEYLIHTFKDVFINEGSWYQHQELDIEKMNAACKILFEYSDFECFSKVHTDVHTFNCKIYEANWQQNGNQLKFTISADRFLRNMVRAIVGTMINIGMGKISLEDFRKIIESKDRSQAGFSVPAHGLYLVKVEYPYIN; from the coding sequence TTGAGGTATTTTATAAAATTTGCTTATAACGGAAAAAACTATTTTGGGTATCAAATTCAACCCAACGCTGCATCTGTACAAGAAACCTTAGAAAAAGCACTTTCTTTATTATTAAGACAACCTATTGCTATTGTTGGCGCAGGAAGAACTGATAGTGGTGTGCATGCTAAAGAAATGTATGCACATTTTGATATTGAGTCAGCAATTGATACGCCAACTTTAATCAAAAAATTAAATTCTTTTTTACCTAAAGATATTGTCGTTTATGATTTTATAAAAGTAGATGATGAAGCTCATGCCCGTTTTGATGCAACTAAAAGAACTTATGAATATCTTATCCATACGTTTAAAGATGTTTTTATAAATGAAGGTAGTTGGTACCAACATCAAGAACTGGATATTGAAAAAATGAATGCGGCTTGTAAAATTTTATTCGAATATTCAGATTTTGAATGTTTTTCAAAAGTACATACTGATGTTCATACTTTTAATTGTAAAATTTATGAAGCCAATTGGCAACAAAATGGGAACCAATTAAAATTTACCATTTCGGCTGATCGATTTCTTCGCAATATGGTTCGAGCAATTGTAGGTACAATGATAAATATTGGTATGGGAAAAATATCTTTAGAAGATTTTAGAAAAATAATTGAAAGCAAAGACCGAAGCCAAGCCGGATTTTCAGTTCCAGCTCACGGTTTGTATTTGGTAAAAGTAGAATATCCTTATATCAATTGA
- a CDS encoding ABC transporter ATP-binding protein: MKILRSKSLNKVMQYAKPYRNRFNWVIVWAILLSIFAATRPYVFKKIIDEYLLNIDDKSGFMLFVGIMAFTLIAEVITQFYFTYWANWLGQDIVKDIRDKLFVHITSFKMKYFDKESVGKLVTRTVSDIESIASIFSQGLFMIVSDVLKMLIILVFMFSNNWKISFIVVAIMPVILYATNIFQKKMKVAFNEVRNEVANLNTFVQERLTGMKIVQLFNREKIEAKKFEEINQRHNKAWLKNILYNSIFFPIADIISNITLGLVVYFGALFIIKGDFSTTIGDLISFNMYIPMLYNPLRQIADKFNVMQMGIVAAERVFEILETESQIQDKGTIEATHFNGNISLQNVRFSYVEGEEVLKGINLDVKAGQTIAIVGSTGAGKSTIINLLNRFYEIDSGEITIEGVKIQDYTLSSLRKQIAVVLQDVFLFADTIYNNITLYNPEITQEQVENAAKKIGIHNFIMSLPNGYQYNVKERGVMLSSGQRQLIAFLRAYVSNPSILILDEATSSVDTHAEEMIQSATEKITKDRTSIVIAHRLATIINADTILVMDKGQIVEKGSHNELVQKENGYYRKLYDSQFSVSA, encoded by the coding sequence ATGAAAATACTTCGCTCAAAATCTTTAAATAAAGTAATGCAATATGCCAAACCTTATAGAAACAGGTTCAATTGGGTAATTGTATGGGCTATTTTATTATCAATTTTTGCAGCAACAAGACCTTACGTTTTCAAAAAAATAATAGATGAATATTTATTAAATATTGACGACAAAAGTGGCTTTATGCTATTTGTTGGTATTATGGCTTTTACATTAATTGCAGAAGTAATTACTCAGTTTTACTTCACTTATTGGGCAAATTGGCTTGGCCAAGATATTGTAAAAGATATTCGCGATAAGCTTTTTGTACACATTACAAGCTTTAAAATGAAATATTTCGATAAAGAATCTGTAGGTAAATTGGTTACCAGAACAGTTTCTGATATCGAATCGATTGCTAGTATTTTCAGTCAAGGACTTTTTATGATTGTCAGTGACGTTTTAAAAATGCTTATCATTTTAGTTTTCATGTTCAGCAATAACTGGAAAATTTCATTTATTGTTGTTGCCATCATGCCTGTTATTTTATATGCTACCAATATTTTTCAAAAGAAAATGAAAGTAGCTTTTAACGAAGTGCGAAATGAAGTAGCCAACTTAAATACTTTTGTACAAGAACGACTTACTGGAATGAAGATTGTACAATTATTTAATCGTGAAAAAATTGAAGCTAAAAAGTTTGAAGAAATCAATCAGCGTCATAATAAAGCTTGGTTAAAAAACATTTTATACAACTCTATCTTCTTCCCTATTGCCGATATTATTTCGAACATAACTTTAGGTTTAGTAGTTTACTTTGGTGCTTTGTTTATTATAAAAGGAGATTTTTCAACTACGATTGGAGATTTAATCTCGTTCAATATGTATATACCAATGTTATACAACCCGTTACGCCAAATTGCTGATAAATTTAATGTGATGCAAATGGGAATTGTAGCTGCTGAACGTGTTTTTGAAATTTTAGAAACTGAAAGTCAAATTCAAGATAAAGGTACAATTGAAGCCACACATTTTAATGGCAATATTTCGCTTCAAAATGTTCGTTTTAGTTATGTAGAAGGTGAAGAAGTTTTAAAAGGAATTAACTTAGATGTGAAAGCCGGACAAACCATCGCAATTGTAGGAAGTACGGGTGCTGGAAAATCGACTATTATAAATTTACTGAATCGTTTTTACGAAATTGATTCGGGGGAAATTACAATTGAAGGTGTTAAAATTCAAGATTATACACTTTCTAGTTTACGCAAACAAATAGCCGTAGTATTACAAGATGTTTTCTTGTTTGCCGATACTATTTACAATAATATTACGCTTTACAATCCTGAAATTACTCAGGAACAGGTTGAAAATGCCGCTAAGAAAATTGGCATTCATAACTTCATTATGAGTTTGCCAAATGGTTATCAATACAATGTAAAAGAGCGCGGCGTAATGCTTTCATCTGGCCAAAGACAATTAATTGCTTTTTTGAGAGCTTATGTTAGCAATCCTAGTATTTTAATTTTAGACGAAGCCACTTCTTCAGTAGATACTCATGCAGAAGAAATGATTCAAAGTGCTACCGAAAAAATAACTAAAGACAGAACATCAATTGTTATTGCACATCGTTTGGCAACTATTATTAATGCCGATACTATTTTAGTAATGGATAAAGGTCAAATAGTTGAAAAAGGTTCTCACAACGAATTAGTTCAAAAAGAAAATGGTTATTATCGAAAATTATACGATTCACAGTTTTCAGTTAGCGCGTAG
- the lpdA gene encoding dihydrolipoyl dehydrogenase has product MKYDIIVLGSGPGGYVTAIRASQLGFKVAVVEKENLGGICLNWGCIPTKALLKSAQVFDYLKHASDYGLKVDNVEKDFGAVIARSRSVADGMSKGVQFLMKKNKIDVIDGFGKLKPGKKVDVTAADGKVTEYSADHIIVATGARSRELPNLPQDGKKVIGYRQAMTLPEQPKSMIVVGSGAIGVEFAHFYNAMGTEVTIVEFMPNVVPVEDEDISKQFERSLKKAGINVMTNSSVERIDTSGNGVKAFVKTAKGEEVLEADILLSAVGIKTNIEGIGLEEVGIATDRDKILVNDYYQTNVPGYYAIGDVTPGQALAHVASAEGILCVEKIAGMHVEALDYGNIPGCTYATPEIASVGLTEKAAKEKGYEIKVGKFPFSASGKAKAAGTPDGFVKVIFDAKYGEWLGCHMIGAGVTDMIAEAVVARKLETTGHEILKAVHPHPTMSEAVMEAVADAYGEVIHL; this is encoded by the coding sequence ATGAAATACGATATCATAGTTTTAGGAAGTGGTCCTGGTGGTTATGTTACCGCTATTAGAGCATCGCAATTAGGATTTAAAGTTGCTGTAGTTGAAAAAGAAAACTTAGGTGGAATTTGCTTAAACTGGGGATGTATTCCTACGAAAGCATTATTAAAATCTGCTCAAGTTTTTGATTACTTAAAGCATGCTTCTGATTATGGTTTAAAAGTTGACAATGTTGAGAAAGATTTTGGGGCTGTAATTGCACGTTCTCGTTCTGTTGCTGATGGAATGAGCAAAGGTGTTCAGTTCTTAATGAAAAAGAATAAAATTGACGTTATTGATGGTTTTGGAAAATTAAAACCAGGTAAAAAAGTTGATGTTACAGCTGCCGATGGTAAAGTAACAGAATATAGTGCAGATCATATTATTGTAGCAACTGGTGCTCGTTCTAGAGAATTACCTAACTTACCTCAAGATGGTAAAAAAGTTATTGGTTACCGCCAAGCCATGACGTTACCAGAACAACCAAAATCGATGATTGTTGTAGGTTCTGGAGCAATTGGTGTTGAGTTTGCACATTTTTATAACGCAATGGGAACTGAAGTTACTATTGTAGAATTTATGCCGAATGTTGTTCCTGTTGAAGACGAAGATATTTCAAAACAATTTGAGCGTTCTTTAAAGAAAGCTGGAATTAATGTAATGACAAATTCTTCTGTTGAAAGAATTGATACTTCTGGAAACGGAGTAAAAGCTTTCGTAAAAACAGCAAAAGGTGAAGAGGTTTTAGAAGCAGATATTTTATTATCAGCTGTTGGAATTAAAACTAATATTGAAGGAATTGGTTTAGAAGAAGTTGGTATTGCAACTGATAGAGATAAAATCTTAGTAAACGATTATTACCAAACTAATGTTCCTGGTTATTACGCTATTGGAGATGTTACTCCAGGTCAAGCTTTAGCACACGTAGCTTCAGCTGAAGGAATTTTATGTGTGGAAAAAATCGCAGGAATGCATGTTGAAGCTTTAGATTACGGAAATATTCCTGGTTGTACTTATGCTACTCCAGAAATTGCATCTGTAGGTTTAACTGAAAAAGCGGCTAAAGAAAAAGGTTACGAAATTAAAGTTGGTAAATTCCCATTCTCGGCTTCTGGTAAAGCAAAAGCAGCTGGAACACCAGATGGTTTCGTAAAAGTAATTTTCGATGCTAAATATGGTGAATGGTTAGGTTGCCACATGATTGGTGCTGGTGTAACCGATATGATTGCAGAAGCAGTTGTAGCGCGTAAATTAGAAACTACAGGTCATGAAATCTTAAAAGCAGTTCACCCTCACCCAACAATGAGTGAAGCGGTTATGGAAGCTGTTGCAGATGCTTATGGTGAAGTAATTCACCTTTAA
- a CDS encoding THUMP domain-containing class I SAM-dependent RNA methyltransferase has protein sequence MEQNFKMVAKTFFGFEEILAKELQQLGAQNVEKGTRVVSFVGDKGFMYKANLSLRTALKILKPIKTFKAYNDNSLYKGVQSVDWTEYLSEHNTFVVETTLHSEHFNHSQFVALKTKDAIVDQFREKTGKRPNIDKDFPDLRIHIHIDRDFATISLDTSGASLHHRGYRSATNIAPINEVLAAGMLLLTGWEGNSHFLDPMCGSGTILAEAAMIACNIPANINRKEFAFERWKDWDSELFDMILESLLKKTREFHYTITGYDKAPSAVSKAKDNIRNANLDDYISIRHEDFFQTEKMCEGPLHIVFNPPYGERLNIEMERFYREIGDTLKRNYPNTNAWFITANLEALKFVGLKPSRKIKLFNGKLEARLVKYEMYEGSKRAKFN, from the coding sequence ATGGAACAAAACTTTAAGATGGTAGCCAAAACCTTTTTTGGCTTCGAAGAAATATTAGCCAAAGAATTACAACAATTAGGAGCTCAAAATGTTGAAAAAGGAACGCGTGTAGTAAGCTTTGTTGGCGATAAAGGATTTATGTATAAAGCAAACTTAAGTTTAAGAACTGCTTTAAAAATCTTAAAACCAATTAAAACATTTAAAGCGTATAACGATAATTCTTTATATAAAGGAGTTCAAAGTGTAGATTGGACAGAATATTTGTCTGAACACAATACATTTGTTGTGGAAACAACATTACATTCTGAACATTTTAATCATAGTCAATTTGTAGCATTAAAAACAAAAGATGCTATTGTAGATCAATTTCGTGAGAAAACGGGTAAAAGACCAAATATTGATAAAGATTTTCCAGATTTACGCATTCATATTCATATTGATAGAGATTTTGCAACTATTTCATTAGATACTTCGGGTGCATCTTTACATCATAGAGGATATCGTTCGGCAACAAATATTGCTCCTATTAATGAAGTGTTAGCAGCTGGAATGTTGTTGTTAACAGGTTGGGAAGGAAATTCTCATTTCTTAGATCCTATGTGTGGAAGTGGAACTATTTTAGCAGAAGCTGCTATGATAGCGTGTAATATTCCAGCAAATATTAACCGAAAAGAATTTGCTTTTGAAAGATGGAAAGATTGGGATAGTGAATTGTTCGATATGATTTTAGAATCATTATTAAAGAAAACGAGAGAATTTCATTATACAATTACAGGTTACGATAAAGCGCCAAGTGCTGTAAGTAAAGCAAAAGATAATATTCGTAATGCGAATTTAGATGATTATATTTCTATCCGTCATGAAGACTTTTTCCAAACTGAAAAAATGTGCGAAGGTCCGTTACATATTGTTTTCAATCCGCCGTATGGAGAACGTTTAAATATTGAAATGGAACGTTTTTACAGAGAAATTGGCGATACTTTAAAACGTAATTATCCTAATACAAATGCTTGGTTTATTACGGCAAATTTAGAAGCTCTAAAATTTGTAGGGTTAAAACCTAGTAGAAAAATTAAGCTATTTAATGGAAAATTAGAAGCGCGTTTGGTGAAATACGAAATGTACGAAGGAAGTAAAAGAGCCAAGTTTAATTAG
- a CDS encoding SAM-dependent methyltransferase, producing MPNTENQKKNWFASWFDTPYYHILYKDRDYTEAQHFMDNLTQYLNLPENAKILDLACGKGRHSIYLNSLGYDVTGADLSENSIKEASQFANETLHFKVHDMRETCEEKYDAIFNLFTSFGYFEDDADNLTTLKAIHNSLDETGFACIDFMNVDYVIENLVPEEVKSVDGIDFHIKRYVKDNHIYKEIDFEANGEKHHYTEKVQALRLEDFEQMMKEAGIYLLDIFGNYKLQKFYKNQSERLIMIFK from the coding sequence ATGCCTAATACAGAAAATCAAAAAAAGAATTGGTTCGCCTCTTGGTTCGATACGCCTTATTATCACATTTTATACAAAGACAGAGATTATACTGAAGCACAACACTTTATGGATAATCTTACACAATATTTAAACCTTCCAGAAAATGCTAAAATATTAGATTTAGCTTGTGGAAAAGGGCGTCATTCTATTTATTTGAATTCTTTAGGTTATGATGTAACTGGAGCTGATTTATCAGAAAATAGTATAAAAGAAGCTTCTCAATTTGCAAATGAAACTTTGCATTTTAAAGTTCACGATATGCGTGAAACATGTGAAGAGAAATACGATGCAATTTTCAACTTATTTACAAGCTTTGGTTATTTTGAAGATGATGCAGATAATTTAACAACTTTAAAAGCGATTCATAACAGTTTAGATGAAACTGGTTTTGCTTGTATCGATTTTATGAATGTTGATTATGTTATTGAAAATTTAGTTCCTGAAGAAGTAAAATCTGTTGATGGTATTGATTTTCATATTAAACGCTATGTAAAAGACAATCATATTTACAAAGAAATTGATTTTGAAGCAAATGGAGAAAAACATCATTATACTGAAAAAGTACAAGCTTTACGTTTAGAAGATTTTGAACAAATGATGAAAGAAGCAGGAATTTACTTGTTGGATATTTTTGGTAACTACAAATTACAAAAATTCTACAAAAATCAATCGGAACGCTTAATTATGATATTTAAATAA
- a CDS encoding ZIP family metal transporter — MNIEIYIFPLLSVLIGYFIALFLKPKSKKNLKLLLAFSGSFLLALTVMHLLPEVYEADLHHSEEHHHHHSSPIGIFIMVGIIFQIILEYFSKGAEHGHVHSHDHHHNMPWLLFFSLCLHALLEGMPINQNNHLAYGIAIHHFPIAIILTTFLQNAKLNKNAIFLFMIGFALMTPVGTYLSENLNFLTHYYTQISGIVIGILFHISSTIIFESSEGHKFNLAKLLVIVLGVVLAYFI; from the coding sequence ATGAATATAGAAATTTATATTTTTCCCCTTTTATCTGTTTTAATAGGTTATTTTATTGCTTTGTTTTTAAAACCAAAAAGCAAGAAAAACTTAAAACTATTACTTGCCTTTAGTGGTTCATTCCTTTTAGCTTTAACGGTGATGCATTTATTACCTGAAGTTTACGAAGCAGATTTACATCATAGTGAAGAACATCACCATCATCACAGTAGTCCAATTGGGATTTTTATTATGGTGGGAATTATATTTCAAATTATACTAGAATATTTTTCTAAAGGTGCTGAACACGGACACGTTCATTCTCACGACCATCATCATAACATGCCCTGGTTATTATTTTTTAGTTTGTGTTTACATGCTTTATTAGAAGGAATGCCAATAAACCAAAATAATCATTTAGCTTACGGAATTGCGATTCATCACTTCCCTATTGCTATTATTTTAACTACGTTTTTACAAAATGCGAAACTGAATAAAAATGCAATTTTCTTGTTCATGATAGGCTTTGCATTAATGACTCCAGTAGGAACCTATTTGTCTGAAAATTTAAATTTCTTGACGCATTATTACACGCAAATCTCTGGAATTGTAATTGGTATTTTATTCCATATTTCATCTACCATTATTTTTGAAAGTAGTGAAGGCCACAAATTTAATTTAGCAAAATTATTAGTTATCGTTTTAGGTGTAGTTTTGGCCTATTTTATTTAA
- the murQ gene encoding N-acetylmuramic acid 6-phosphate etherase has product MNFTKTTEQSSKYEHLEKMSVSELLQNINNEDKTVPLAIEKALPQIEILVEQIVAKMKNGGRLFYIGAGTSGRLGIVDASECPPTFGVPFDLVIGLIAGGDNAIRKAVEFAEDDTNQAWKDLQEWNINENDVVIGIAASGTTPYVIGGLEKCNQNNIITGCITCNEGSPLSKTAQFPIEVVVGPEFVTGSSRMKAGTAQKLVLNMISTTTMIQLGRVKGNKMVDMQLSNNKLVDRGTRMIMEELSVNYDEAKELLIKFGNVRNAINNYNTK; this is encoded by the coding sequence ATGAATTTCACCAAAACCACTGAGCAATCTTCAAAATATGAACATTTAGAAAAAATGTCGGTTTCTGAATTGTTGCAAAACATTAATAACGAAGACAAGACTGTTCCTTTAGCTATTGAAAAAGCCTTACCACAAATTGAAATTTTAGTGGAGCAAATAGTTGCCAAAATGAAAAATGGAGGGAGATTATTCTACATTGGAGCTGGAACTTCTGGACGTTTAGGAATTGTTGACGCTTCTGAATGTCCACCAACATTTGGAGTTCCTTTTGATTTGGTTATTGGATTAATTGCTGGTGGCGATAATGCTATTCGAAAAGCTGTTGAATTTGCTGAAGATGACACTAATCAAGCTTGGAAAGATTTACAAGAATGGAATATCAATGAAAATGATGTTGTAATTGGTATTGCGGCTTCAGGAACAACGCCTTATGTTATTGGTGGATTGGAAAAATGTAATCAAAATAATATCATAACAGGTTGCATTACGTGTAACGAAGGAAGTCCATTATCGAAAACGGCTCAATTTCCTATTGAAGTTGTAGTAGGTCCTGAATTTGTTACAGGAAGTAGTCGAATGAAAGCTGGAACTGCACAAAAATTAGTATTAAACATGATTTCTACTACTACTATGATTCAATTAGGTCGCGTAAAAGGAAACAAGATGGTAGACATGCAATTGAGCAACAATAAACTTGTAGATAGAGGCACTCGCATGATTATGGAAGAACTTTCGGTAAATTATGACGAAGCTAAAGAATTATTAATTAAATTTGGAAACGTAAGAAACGCTATAAATAATTATAACACAAAATAA